A stretch of Chlamydiales bacterium DNA encodes these proteins:
- the rplF gene encoding 50S ribosomal protein L6 — protein sequence MSRLGKSPIALPKGVEIKTEGGKLHVKGPKGATSYPLERGITVKVEDSKVFVERDEKVEMPRTTHGLYRALINNMIIGVSTGFEKKLSLIGVGYRAAIAGHMLDLQLGFSHPTKIEIPKSVKVEIEKSVAITISGIDKHAVGQFAAAVRAMKPPEPYKGKGIRYENEYVRKKDGKAAKGKTAAA from the coding sequence ATGTCAAGACTCGGCAAATCACCTATCGCTCTTCCAAAAGGCGTAGAGATTAAGACGGAAGGTGGCAAACTTCATGTAAAGGGGCCTAAAGGCGCAACTTCCTATCCACTAGAGCGTGGAATTACAGTTAAAGTTGAAGATTCTAAGGTCTTTGTTGAGAGAGATGAGAAAGTAGAGATGCCGCGCACAACACACGGTCTCTACCGCGCACTGATCAATAACATGATCATCGGTGTAAGCACAGGCTTTGAGAAGAAACTCTCCCTGATTGGCGTAGGATATAGAGCCGCTATCGCTGGCCATATGCTCGACCTTCAGCTCGGTTTTTCTCACCCAACAAAAATTGAGATCCCGAAGAGCGTAAAAGTAGAGATCGAAAAGAGTGTTGCGATCACAATTTCAGGAATCGACAAGCATGCTGTAGGGCAATTTGCAGCAGCCGTTCGTGCGATGAAGCCCCCAGAGCCTTATAAAGGCAAAGGGATCCGTTATGAAAATGAGTACGTTCGCAAGAAAGATGGCAAAGCAGCTAAAGGCAAGACAGCCGCAGCATAA
- the rpsC gene encoding 30S ribosomal protein S3, translated as MGQKTSPIGFRLIRTKKWQSVWYADKGEFGKLLGEDNMIRKILMTKACCAGASELTIKRMSGKIEVTIHTARPGLVIGKKGAEIDVLKQDLKRLTGKEIWIEVEEIRRPDLDAKLVADGVAKQLERRVPFRRVMKKAIQAALAAGAAGVKVQVSGRIGGAEIARTEWYKEGRVPLHTIRADIRYAMGRAETTYGSIGVKVWINIGEEQTKAGGG; from the coding sequence ATGGGCCAAAAGACATCGCCGATAGGCTTTAGATTAATCCGCACCAAGAAGTGGCAGTCCGTCTGGTACGCAGACAAAGGTGAGTTTGGCAAACTCTTGGGCGAAGATAACATGATCCGCAAAATTCTTATGACTAAGGCGTGCTGCGCCGGAGCTTCCGAGCTCACAATCAAGAGAATGAGCGGTAAAATTGAAGTGACGATTCATACAGCTCGCCCTGGTCTTGTAATCGGGAAAAAAGGTGCTGAGATCGATGTGCTAAAACAGGATCTCAAAAGACTTACCGGCAAAGAGATCTGGATTGAAGTAGAAGAGATTAGGCGCCCAGACCTAGATGCGAAGCTCGTAGCGGATGGAGTTGCAAAACAACTAGAGCGAAGAGTTCCTTTTAGAAGGGTAATGAAAAAAGCGATTCAAGCTGCCCTGGCAGCTGGAGCTGCCGGTGTTAAGGTCCAAGTTTCTGGACGTATCGGCGGCGCAGAGATTGCACGCACAGAGTGGTATAAAGAGGGCCGAGTACCTCTTCACACGATCAGAGCTGACATTCGCTATGCGATGGGAAGAGCTGAAACCACATACGGTTCAATCGGTGTGAAAGTATGGATTAATATTGGTGAAGAGCAAACGAAGGCGGGAGGAGGCTAG
- the secY gene encoding preprotein translocase subunit SecY, whose protein sequence is MIEGIKRILSVSELRAKIFFTLLMLVICRIGAHIPVPGINGDAAVDLFRTATGGGQNLFQLMDVFSGGAFAHMTIIALGVMPYISASIVMQVLTAVLPSMQREMKENQDSGRRKLGKWIRIVTVFFALFQACLFAKYAFQLNLQSPGIIVSELADVQAFGIPWLFYLIVMTTMTAGTMFLMWIGEQISEKGIGNGISLIITIGILSSLPTTIGSIIKQLNLDSQEAGQLTFSSLVILSAVFVSIIVGTILIIQGQRKIPLQYARRVIGKHEAQGGNAFIPLKINYAGVVPVIFASSLLMFPATIGQFVGQGTWLGRITMALAPGNWIYTTLYVLLILFFTYFWTSTQFHPEQIASDMKKNGAFIPGIRQGKPTQDFLEETMNRITFAGAIFLALIAILPTIIGKLIGVDANISYFFGGTSLLILVGVVLDTTKQIESHLIMKRYEGFMKRGRKNLLT, encoded by the coding sequence ATGATTGAGGGAATAAAACGGATTCTATCTGTTTCAGAGCTTAGAGCAAAGATTTTCTTTACGCTCTTGATGCTCGTCATCTGCCGAATTGGTGCACATATTCCCGTGCCCGGAATTAATGGCGATGCAGCCGTAGACCTCTTCCGCACAGCCACTGGGGGAGGGCAGAACCTCTTCCAACTTATGGACGTCTTTTCGGGTGGTGCATTCGCCCACATGACGATCATCGCACTTGGCGTTATGCCCTACATCTCTGCTTCGATCGTGATGCAAGTTCTCACTGCGGTTCTCCCTTCTATGCAGCGAGAGATGAAAGAGAATCAAGACTCAGGTCGCAGAAAGTTGGGAAAGTGGATTCGCATTGTGACCGTCTTTTTTGCTCTTTTTCAAGCATGTCTTTTTGCTAAGTACGCCTTCCAGTTAAACCTCCAGTCTCCTGGAATTATCGTCAGCGAGCTAGCAGATGTTCAAGCTTTTGGAATCCCTTGGCTCTTCTACCTGATCGTTATGACGACAATGACTGCTGGAACCATGTTCTTAATGTGGATTGGCGAGCAGATTTCAGAAAAGGGGATTGGTAATGGCATAAGCTTAATCATCACCATCGGTATCCTCTCCTCTCTTCCGACTACAATCGGATCGATCATTAAACAGCTAAATCTTGATTCACAAGAAGCTGGACAGCTCACATTCTCTTCTCTTGTCATTTTAAGCGCCGTCTTCGTGTCGATCATTGTAGGAACGATACTTATTATCCAAGGTCAGCGAAAAATTCCTTTACAGTATGCAAGACGCGTGATTGGAAAGCATGAAGCACAAGGGGGGAATGCTTTTATCCCTCTAAAGATTAACTATGCAGGTGTTGTTCCTGTTATTTTTGCTTCCTCGCTACTCATGTTTCCGGCGACTATTGGACAGTTCGTAGGGCAGGGCACATGGCTTGGCCGCATAACAATGGCTCTTGCTCCTGGCAACTGGATCTACACAACGCTCTATGTGCTGCTAATTCTTTTCTTTACCTATTTCTGGACCTCAACGCAGTTTCATCCCGAGCAGATCGCATCGGATATGAAAAAGAATGGCGCCTTTATTCCAGGAATCAGACAAGGAAAACCTACACAAGATTTTTTAGAAGAGACGATGAACCGCATCACCTTCGCCGGTGCGATCTTCCTCGCTCTCATCGCGATTCTGCCTACGATTATTGGAAAGCTGATCGGAGTAGACGCCAATATATCATATTTTTTTGGAGGAACCTCCCTGCTGATTTTGGTGGGAGTAGTCCTGGATACAACTAAGCAAATTGAGTCTCACCTCATTATGAAGCGCTACGAAGGCTTCATGAAGAGGGGAAGAAAAAATTTATTAACTTGA
- the rpsE gene encoding 30S ribosomal protein S5, translating to MSRERYQFKHADDFGTEFEEKVLYINRCSKVVKGGRKFSFSALVIIGDGNGHIGFGFAKANEVSDAIRKGTEAARKNVMTFEMEGRTIPHEVDVMWDGSRVLLKPAREGTGVVAGSKVRSVLELGGLKDIVAKSYGSNNPLNQVRATIRALLSLKNRKECLSIRGLV from the coding sequence ATGTCGCGCGAGAGATACCAGTTTAAGCACGCAGATGACTTCGGAACAGAGTTCGAAGAGAAAGTTCTCTATATCAACCGCTGTTCAAAGGTTGTAAAGGGTGGACGTAAGTTTAGCTTTTCAGCTCTAGTGATTATTGGGGATGGGAACGGACACATCGGCTTTGGCTTTGCTAAAGCAAACGAGGTGTCTGATGCAATCCGCAAGGGCACAGAGGCGGCGCGAAAGAATGTGATGACCTTCGAGATGGAAGGCAGAACAATTCCTCACGAAGTTGATGTGATGTGGGATGGCTCAAGAGTTCTTCTGAAGCCCGCTCGTGAAGGAACAGGCGTTGTCGCTGGATCCAAAGTTAGATCAGTTTTAGAACTTGGCGGTTTAAAAGATATCGTAGCAAAGAGCTACGGATCTAACAACCCCTTGAACCAGGTAAGAGCAACAATCAGAGCTCTGCTTAGCCTGAAGAATAGAAAAGAGTGCTTATCAATAAGAGGCCTTGTATGA
- the rplB gene encoding 50S ribosomal protein L2 produces the protein MTKKFRPNTPSQRHLVLTSNAELTRDGRASIAPEKTLLMRVTRTSGRNHHGHITCRHKGSAAHKKVIRLVDFRRDKENVTAKVASVEYDPNRSAFIALLHYADGEKRYIIATQGMKAGDTVSTSDEAPFDPGYCMRMKAMPLGSVIHNIELYPGRGGKLVRSAGLSAQLMARSGGYVTLKMPSGEIRMVNEDCRATFGVVSNAERNLRVEGKAGRMRWKGVRPTVRGTAMNPVDHPHGGGEGKHNGYLPQTPWAMCTKGYRTRSKRKSNKWIVKDRRK, from the coding sequence ATGACAAAGAAGTTTCGTCCAAATACACCATCGCAGCGACACCTGGTGCTCACAAGCAACGCAGAGCTGACACGCGATGGAAGAGCCTCGATTGCACCAGAGAAGACTCTCTTGATGAGAGTCACTCGCACAAGCGGTCGTAACCACCATGGTCACATCACATGTCGCCACAAGGGAAGCGCTGCACACAAAAAAGTGATCCGCCTTGTCGATTTCAGAAGAGACAAAGAGAACGTCACTGCAAAGGTTGCCTCTGTTGAATACGATCCAAACAGAAGCGCGTTTATTGCACTTCTCCACTATGCTGACGGTGAGAAGCGCTACATTATCGCTACACAGGGCATGAAAGCAGGCGACACGGTCTCTACAAGCGATGAAGCTCCTTTTGATCCAGGCTACTGCATGCGCATGAAAGCGATGCCTCTTGGTTCTGTGATTCACAACATTGAACTCTACCCAGGTAGAGGTGGTAAATTAGTTCGCTCAGCAGGACTTTCGGCTCAGCTCATGGCGAGAAGCGGCGGTTACGTCACTCTCAAAATGCCATCTGGCGAGATCCGTATGGTTAACGAAGATTGCAGAGCGACATTCGGAGTTGTTTCTAACGCAGAGAGAAATCTTCGCGTAGAAGGTAAAGCGGGTCGTATGCGCTGGAAAGGCGTTCGCCCAACTGTTCGCGGAACTGCGATGAACCCAGTTGACCACCCACACGGCGGCGGCGAAGGAAAGCATAACGGCTACCTCCCACAGACCCCATGGGCTATGTGCACAAAGGGATACCGCACCCGTTCTAAACGTAAATCGAATAAGTGGATCGTTAAAGATCGAAGGAAATAG
- the rpsS gene encoding 30S ribosomal protein S19, with protein MGRSLRKGPFVDHHLMDKVVKLNASGAKKPIKTWSRRSMIIPDMIGHTFEVYNGRKFINVFVSENMVGHRLGEFSPTRIFKGHGSKKIAEAGAAAAAAPAAKPAEGK; from the coding sequence ATGGGAAGATCGCTGAGAAAAGGTCCCTTTGTAGACCACCATCTCATGGACAAAGTAGTGAAGCTCAATGCTTCTGGGGCAAAAAAACCGATTAAAACATGGTCGCGTAGATCGATGATCATCCCAGACATGATCGGGCACACTTTTGAAGTGTACAACGGACGTAAATTTATCAACGTTTTTGTATCTGAGAATATGGTGGGACACCGCCTTGGCGAATTTTCACCAACGCGTATCTTTAAAGGCCACGGATCCAAGAAAATTGCCGAAGCTGGAGCTGCAGCTGCTGCTGCTCCCGCGGCCAAACCAGCTGAAGGAAAATAA
- the rplN gene encoding 50S ribosomal protein L14, with product MIQQETDLWVADNTGAKRVRCFKVLGGSKRRYAHVGDVIICSVKEADPQGSVKKGEVVRAVIVRTKSYIRRGDGSFLRFYDNSCVIIDDKDNPRGSRIFGPVAREVRESGFVKITSLAPEVI from the coding sequence ATGATTCAACAAGAAACCGACCTTTGGGTAGCTGATAATACTGGAGCCAAACGCGTGCGCTGCTTTAAAGTGCTAGGCGGCTCTAAGAGACGATATGCCCACGTAGGTGATGTGATTATCTGCTCGGTCAAAGAGGCCGATCCACAAGGAAGTGTAAAAAAAGGCGAAGTCGTACGCGCTGTGATCGTTAGAACGAAGAGTTATATCCGCAGAGGTGATGGCTCGTTCTTACGCTTCTACGACAATAGCTGCGTGATTATCGACGATAAAGATAATCCACGTGGTAGCCGTATATTTGGCCCAGTTGCAAGAGAGGTGCGTGAAAGCGGTTTCGTTAAAATTACCTCACTTGCCCCAGAAGTTATCTAA
- the rplP gene encoding 50S ribosomal protein L16 yields MSLMPKRTKFRKMQKGKHTGLSKAGNFLDFGEFGMQALDRGRLTNHQIEACRVAINRYFNRRGRVWIRVFPDKSVTKKPAETRMGKGKGAPDHWVAVIRPGRVLFEVGGVPKEMAQNALRRAAAKIAIRTRFVERVERV; encoded by the coding sequence ATGTCGTTGATGCCCAAGCGTACTAAGTTTCGAAAGATGCAGAAAGGCAAGCATACTGGTTTAAGTAAGGCTGGCAACTTTCTCGATTTCGGCGAATTCGGAATGCAAGCCCTCGATCGCGGCCGTTTGACTAACCATCAGATTGAAGCCTGCAGGGTTGCAATTAACCGCTACTTCAACCGAAGAGGTAGAGTCTGGATCCGCGTTTTCCCAGACAAATCAGTAACTAAGAAGCCTGCTGAAACTCGTATGGGTAAAGGAAAAGGCGCCCCCGATCATTGGGTGGCTGTCATCAGACCCGGAAGAGTTTTATTTGAAGTAGGTGGCGTACCAAAAGAGATGGCTCAGAACGCTCTCCGAAGAGCAGCCGCAAAGATAGCGATCCGCACGCGTTTTGTCGAGCGGGTAGAGAGAGTTTAA
- the rpsM gene encoding 30S ribosomal protein S13, whose product MPRVIGIDIPDKKRLEVSLTYIYGVGRRLSLEIINKLKLNPNMKASQLSEEDIARLNATLQSEYAVEGDLRRQVQNNIKRLISIHAYRGMRHRLGLPVRGQRTRSNSRTRKGKRKTVAGKKK is encoded by the coding sequence ATGCCTCGTGTCATTGGAATAGACATCCCTGACAAAAAACGACTAGAAGTCAGCCTGACCTACATCTACGGAGTAGGCCGTCGTCTCTCTCTTGAGATTATTAACAAGCTGAAGTTGAACCCCAACATGAAGGCTAGCCAGCTGAGCGAAGAAGATATCGCTCGCTTGAACGCCACACTTCAGTCTGAGTACGCTGTAGAGGGAGATCTGCGCCGTCAGGTACAGAATAACATTAAGCGCCTCATTTCAATTCATGCCTATAGAGGTATGAGACACCGTTTGGGTCTGCCAGTACGTGGTCAAAGGACCCGCTCAAACTCTCGCACTAGAAAGGGCAAGAGAAAGACGGTTGCAGGAAAGAAAAAATAA
- the rplW gene encoding 50S ribosomal protein L23 produces the protein MSKRSPFDIIKSRYVTEKAKVLEQLKTNSSNACVRKCETPKYVFLVDKKANKQEIADAVEEIYAEKKINVTKVNTVTVKQKPRRIRGRIGHKAGFKKAIVSLKPGDSLDEKV, from the coding sequence ATGTCTAAGAGAAGTCCTTTCGATATCATCAAGTCGCGCTACGTCACAGAGAAAGCAAAAGTTCTCGAGCAGCTTAAGACAAACTCAAGCAATGCGTGCGTAAGAAAGTGCGAAACACCAAAGTATGTCTTCCTCGTCGACAAAAAAGCGAACAAGCAAGAAATTGCTGACGCTGTCGAAGAGATCTATGCTGAGAAAAAGATCAACGTCACCAAGGTTAACACGGTCACTGTAAAGCAGAAGCCAAGACGCATTAGAGGTCGTATCGGCCATAAAGCGGGCTTTAAGAAAGCGATCGTGTCTCTAAAACCTGGCGACTCACTAGACGAAAAAGTTTAA
- the rpsQ gene encoding 30S ribosomal protein S17, which produces MEKMKQKIREGVVVSNKMAKTVTVQVVRTFRHPTFNKVITRGKKYYAHVEDQKIEVGQVVRIVETRPLSKLKRWRVLSVVS; this is translated from the coding sequence ATGGAAAAGATGAAACAGAAAATTCGTGAAGGTGTTGTTGTCTCCAACAAGATGGCAAAGACAGTCACAGTGCAGGTAGTGAGAACATTCCGGCATCCCACTTTTAATAAAGTGATCACACGTGGAAAGAAGTATTACGCCCATGTTGAAGATCAGAAGATTGAAGTAGGGCAGGTAGTGAGGATTGTAGAGACAAGACCGCTATCTAAGCTGAAGAGATGGAGAGTTTTGAGCGTCGTATCTTAA
- the rplX gene encoding 50S ribosomal protein L24, with translation MNKWIKKDDTVVVIAGNERGKTGKVLSRKAERVVVQGLNIRKKHVKRKSKVPTPEIMEFEMSMHISNVRICGEDGKPLKLKARVSSKGKKELIYLDGSKEVVYREISGAEQK, from the coding sequence ATGAATAAATGGATTAAAAAGGACGACACAGTAGTTGTCATCGCCGGAAACGAAAGAGGGAAGACAGGAAAAGTTCTCTCTAGAAAGGCCGAGCGAGTCGTTGTGCAAGGATTGAACATCCGTAAGAAGCACGTGAAGAGAAAGAGCAAGGTGCCAACTCCAGAAATCATGGAGTTCGAGATGTCTATGCATATCTCTAACGTCAGAATCTGCGGAGAAGATGGCAAGCCTCTCAAATTGAAAGCAAGAGTGTCATCGAAAGGAAAAAAAGAACTGATTTATTTAGATGGCAGCAAAGAGGTTGTCTATCGAGAAATTAGTGGAGCTGAGCAAAAATAA
- the rplC gene encoding 50S ribosomal protein L3 produces the protein MTLKMMGKKIGMTRLFDAEGNLVVCSVISAEPNVITQVKTKETDGYTAVQLGAFKQHKKQNVSKPQQGHFAKANVEPRKRLRETRLESVDGYTVGQEIDVNHFADVRYVDIRGVSKGKGHQGVIKRHHFAGGPASHGSGFHRHGGSTGMRTSPGRCLPGQKKSGHMGDEVVTVQNLEVVKVDSEKQVIIVKGAIPGARGGLLYIMKAKKITK, from the coding sequence ATGACATTGAAAATGATGGGAAAGAAGATCGGGATGACCAGACTGTTCGACGCAGAGGGAAACCTCGTCGTCTGCAGCGTGATCTCCGCAGAGCCAAACGTTATTACGCAAGTTAAGACCAAAGAGACTGATGGCTACACTGCCGTTCAGCTCGGCGCGTTTAAACAGCACAAGAAGCAGAACGTCTCCAAGCCGCAGCAGGGCCACTTTGCGAAAGCAAATGTAGAGCCGCGCAAGCGCCTCAGAGAGACGCGCCTTGAAAGCGTCGACGGATACACAGTAGGTCAAGAGATCGATGTCAACCACTTTGCAGATGTGCGCTATGTCGACATCCGCGGCGTGTCAAAAGGAAAAGGGCACCAAGGGGTGATTAAGCGCCACCACTTTGCTGGCGGTCCAGCATCGCACGGTTCTGGCTTCCACAGACATGGCGGATCCACAGGTATGCGTACCTCTCCAGGACGCTGCTTGCCAGGTCAGAAAAAATCGGGGCACATGGGCGACGAGGTCGTTACAGTCCAGAATTTAGAAGTTGTCAAAGTCGATTCTGAGAAGCAGGTTATCATCGTTAAAGGCGCAATTCCTGGCGCACGCGGCGGACTGCTTTACATCATGAAAGCAAAAAAGATCACGAAGTAG
- a CDS encoding 50S ribosomal protein L18 — MESNLVQRTEKRIKRVMRIRKHLRGSSVKPRFSVYKSNQHIAAQIIDDETGVTLAGIGTMSKEFKQKGKQVRKSKTTAKEVGTRIAKLAKEKNIDRVVFDRGRFKFHGLIAELANAAREAGLQF, encoded by the coding sequence ATGGAAAGTAATTTAGTACAGCGCACTGAAAAGCGCATTAAACGCGTGATGAGAATCAGAAAACACCTAAGAGGTAGTTCTGTGAAACCGCGTTTTAGCGTTTATAAGAGCAATCAGCACATTGCAGCGCAGATCATTGACGATGAGACCGGAGTCACTCTGGCTGGAATCGGAACAATGAGCAAAGAGTTTAAGCAGAAAGGCAAGCAAGTTAGAAAGTCAAAAACAACTGCGAAAGAAGTTGGAACACGCATTGCGAAGCTCGCAAAAGAGAAGAACATCGATCGCGTGGTTTTTGATAGAGGTAGATTTAAATTTCATGGGCTTATCGCAGAGCTTGCAAATGCAGCTCGCGAAGCAGGACTTCAATTTTAA
- the rpsH gene encoding 30S ribosomal protein S8 — MAINDPIADLLTRIRNAALARNRFVDLYHSREKASIVKVLQEQGFVDNFLVDEAGGRMRIFLKYGFGRQPVIQGLKRVSSPGLRRYVGYRNIPRIFGGLGVAILSTPSGILDGKKAREQKVGGELLCLVW; from the coding sequence ATGGCAATTAACGACCCAATAGCTGATCTTTTAACAAGAATACGAAATGCGGCGCTAGCGCGTAACCGTTTCGTAGATCTCTATCATAGCCGCGAGAAGGCTAGCATTGTAAAAGTCTTGCAGGAGCAAGGTTTTGTCGACAATTTTCTCGTCGATGAAGCTGGCGGAAGAATGCGCATCTTCTTGAAATACGGCTTTGGAAGACAGCCTGTCATTCAAGGGTTGAAGAGAGTCTCTTCGCCTGGTCTGAGACGCTATGTAGGCTATCGCAATATCCCGAGAATCTTCGGAGGATTAGGCGTGGCTATTCTCTCTACTCCAAGCGGAATTTTAGATGGTAAAAAAGCCAGAGAGCAGAAAGTTGGCGGCGAGCTACTCTGCCTGGTTTGGTAA
- the rpmC gene encoding 50S ribosomal protein L29: MLQVKELREKGESELKTQLEELSREIYQMNCELNISRKLEKPHLVKQKRRDRAKLLTILREKSSSDNRRP, from the coding sequence ATGTTGCAAGTAAAAGAATTGCGCGAAAAAGGCGAAAGCGAATTAAAGACACAGCTCGAAGAGCTCTCTAGAGAGATCTATCAGATGAACTGTGAGCTAAACATCTCAAGAAAGTTGGAAAAGCCCCATCTGGTCAAGCAGAAAAGACGCGACCGAGCAAAGCTTCTCACTATCCTTCGAGAGAAGAGCTCTTCTGACAACAGGAGACCCTAA
- the rplO gene encoding 50S ribosomal protein L15, with protein sequence MNSLSLSTLANTDRPRRKVQRVGRGMGSRRGKTSCRGIKGDKARRGYARNFGREGGARPLYRILPCRGFPNARFQSDAFELDFDLINEHFKDGEVVNYETLRAKGLIPRRLGGGIRVLSTGELTKKCSIEAHHFSKAAVEKLEKKSVSYKVLTLGRAAE encoded by the coding sequence ATGAACTCCCTATCTCTATCTACACTCGCAAACACCGACAGACCACGACGAAAGGTCCAGCGCGTAGGACGCGGAATGGGCTCTAGAAGAGGTAAGACAAGCTGCCGTGGTATCAAAGGAGATAAGGCACGCAGAGGTTATGCCCGCAACTTCGGAAGAGAAGGGGGCGCAAGACCTCTCTATCGTATTCTTCCATGCCGCGGCTTTCCTAATGCACGCTTTCAGTCCGATGCATTCGAGCTCGATTTTGATCTTATCAACGAACACTTCAAAGATGGCGAAGTTGTGAATTATGAGACACTCAGAGCAAAAGGACTCATTCCTCGCAGACTTGGCGGAGGCATTAGAGTACTTTCAACAGGAGAGCTCACAAAGAAGTGCTCAATTGAAGCTCACCACTTTTCCAAAGCGGCAGTCGAGAAACTCGAAAAGAAATCAGTTTCTTACAAAGTTCTCACTTTAGGAAGAGCTGCAGAGTAA
- the rplD gene encoding 50S ribosomal protein L4: protein MAILKKYNLAGAEIGKVEIADDLLETSANSQMVKDYLVAIRNNARQWSAHTKTRSEVNHSGKKPHPQKGTGRARQGYLGAPQYKGGGRVHAPRAKFDQHVSINKKERRAAIRQLIQEKILDNKLHVLQVAPLKEPKTKTVAQFLETCKFEGKRVLFLAEGFLDAAPKNEKAVAPSEKYELFLKSLRNIPKVNMMLFPNVSGYDIAVNHELVILEPAMDELMVILGGSDV, encoded by the coding sequence GTGGCGATTCTGAAAAAATATAATCTCGCGGGAGCCGAAATCGGAAAGGTGGAAATAGCAGACGATCTGCTTGAAACCTCCGCGAACTCGCAGATGGTCAAAGACTATCTTGTGGCTATCCGCAATAACGCAAGACAGTGGTCTGCGCATACAAAGACAAGATCGGAAGTAAACCATAGCGGTAAGAAGCCCCATCCTCAAAAGGGTACCGGTCGCGCAAGACAGGGTTATCTAGGCGCTCCTCAGTACAAGGGCGGGGGCAGAGTCCACGCACCACGCGCAAAGTTTGACCAGCACGTCAGCATTAATAAGAAAGAGAGAAGAGCAGCGATCCGCCAGCTCATTCAAGAAAAAATCCTCGATAACAAGCTTCATGTCCTCCAAGTTGCTCCCCTAAAAGAGCCTAAGACAAAAACTGTCGCTCAATTTCTTGAGACTTGCAAGTTCGAAGGAAAGCGCGTTCTCTTTCTCGCAGAGGGCTTCTTAGATGCAGCTCCAAAGAATGAGAAAGCAGTAGCTCCTTCAGAAAAATACGAGCTCTTCTTAAAAAGTCTGCGCAATATTCCTAAAGTAAATATGATGCTCTTCCCCAATGTAAGTGGGTATGACATTGCCGTGAACCACGAGCTAGTCATCTTAGAGCCTGCAATGGACGAACTAATGGTTATTCTCGGAGGAAGCGATGTCTAA
- the rplV gene encoding 50S ribosomal protein L22, with protein sequence MARAITKYIRIPPRKARLMADVIRGMKVDAATVQLTLSPMKAGKLLKKTLDSAVANAETQLNVQRRDLFVKEVRVDAGPVLKRAKSKSRGGRAPVMKRTSHFTIVVAAE encoded by the coding sequence ATGGCTCGAGCAATCACAAAATACATAAGAATCCCTCCGAGAAAAGCGCGCCTAATGGCTGACGTAATCAGAGGAATGAAGGTTGATGCTGCGACAGTTCAGCTCACACTGAGCCCGATGAAAGCGGGTAAACTTCTTAAGAAGACTCTCGATAGCGCAGTTGCTAATGCTGAAACACAACTGAATGTTCAACGCAGAGACTTATTTGTTAAAGAGGTTAGAGTAGATGCGGGACCAGTCCTAAAGCGCGCTAAGTCAAAGAGCCGCGGCGGACGTGCACCCGTAATGAAACGAACAAGTCATTTTACCATCGTCGTGGCAGCTGAATAG
- the rplE gene encoding 50S ribosomal protein L5, with translation MPRVLKKYRTEARKGLQDKFSYENAMLVPELKKIVISMGIAEATKDKNAMQDCLKEIALLSGQKPIVTKAKKSIANFKLREEQAIGLKVTLRRKRMYEFLDRFCHIVSPRIPDFRGFPIKCDGQGNYSIGIQEQIIFPEINLDDVKRTQGMNITFVTTAKSDEECLELLKMLGFPFKTEE, from the coding sequence CTGCCTAGAGTGCTCAAGAAGTACAGAACAGAAGCCCGCAAAGGTCTGCAAGACAAGTTTTCGTATGAGAATGCGATGCTAGTTCCAGAGCTAAAGAAGATTGTCATTAGCATGGGGATTGCAGAGGCTACGAAAGATAAGAATGCGATGCAAGACTGCCTAAAGGAGATCGCTCTCCTTTCAGGACAGAAGCCGATTGTTACCAAAGCGAAGAAGTCGATTGCTAACTTCAAACTGCGCGAAGAGCAAGCGATTGGACTTAAAGTGACGCTACGCAGAAAGCGCATGTATGAGTTTCTCGACAGATTCTGCCACATTGTATCTCCTCGTATTCCCGACTTTCGCGGCTTTCCAATTAAGTGCGACGGTCAGGGGAACTACTCTATAGGTATACAAGAGCAGATCATCTTTCCTGAGATTAACTTAGATGACGTTAAGCGTACGCAAGGGATGAATATCACCTTTGTAACAACAGCTAAAAGTGATGAGGAGTGCCTGGAGCTCTTAAAAATGCTCGGCTTTCCTTTTAAAACGGAAGAATAG